One Turneriella parva DSM 21527 genomic region harbors:
- the ccoS gene encoding cbb3-type cytochrome oxidase assembly protein CcoS, with translation MEALFVLLIFSLILGIGFLVAFFWAHNAGQYEDTETPAIRMLFEDAPAKRQDTTQCSDKNTVSKKTEGVQYGG, from the coding sequence ATGGAAGCCCTTTTCGTTTTACTTATTTTTAGCCTCATTCTGGGCATCGGCTTTCTGGTTGCTTTCTTCTGGGCGCATAATGCAGGCCAGTACGAAGACACAGAAACCCCGGCAATCCGCATGCTGTTTGAAGATGCGCCGGCAAAGCGGCAAGATACAACACAATGTTCTGATAAAAATACTGTCAGTAAAAAAACCGAAGGAGTACAATATGGCGGCTGA
- a CDS encoding HEAT repeat domain-containing protein: MKFVLLFIVASLAASLSARSRHTYHANKAFEAGQDSEERQVHAIRECAVSRIHSCVYPIIEHLKKEGPEYTQLRRESANALGLLRAPEAREPLIALLAKDKDVLTKNAIIRSLGLIGNKADIKLISGYLGDSEAMLRRQAARALFEINDKAASAETAAKIAGEKDDYTRVEMINTALQHENGKVEHAIALSKILLSQDRAARLRAAEVMGHYANKETLTDLERAFDVETDAQVRQALHTAIQQTVYHN; the protein is encoded by the coding sequence ATGAAATTCGTTCTGCTGTTTATTGTCGCATCGCTCGCCGCTTCACTTTCGGCGCGCAGCCGGCATACCTACCACGCGAATAAGGCGTTTGAAGCCGGGCAAGACTCTGAAGAACGCCAGGTGCACGCGATTCGTGAATGCGCCGTGAGCCGCATTCACTCATGCGTTTACCCGATTATCGAACACCTGAAAAAAGAAGGCCCTGAATACACGCAGCTGCGCCGTGAAAGCGCCAATGCGCTGGGGCTCTTGCGCGCGCCCGAAGCGCGTGAGCCACTGATTGCCCTGCTGGCAAAAGACAAAGACGTGCTGACGAAAAATGCAATCATTCGCTCACTCGGCCTTATCGGCAATAAAGCAGATATCAAGCTGATCTCGGGGTACCTGGGCGACAGCGAGGCAATGCTGCGTCGGCAGGCCGCACGCGCGCTTTTTGAAATTAACGACAAAGCCGCGTCGGCTGAAACGGCGGCTAAAATCGCTGGCGAAAAAGACGACTACACGCGGGTTGAGATGATCAACACAGCGCTGCAGCATGAGAACGGCAAGGTTGAGCACGCGATCGCACTCAGCAAAATTCTGTTGAGTCAAGACAGGGCAGCCCGGCTGCGCGCCGCCGAGGTGATGGGGCATTATGCCAACAAAGAGACGCTCACCGACCTCGAACGCGCGTTCGACGTTGAGACCGATGCGCAGGTGCGGCAGGCGCTGCACACGGCGATACAGCAGACTGTGTACCACAACTAA
- the ccoN gene encoding cytochrome-c oxidase, cbb3-type subunit I, with the protein MAAETGVLETFEYDNRIVRNFAIATIVWGVVGMLVGIIVAVMLYLPDYLGHFSFLSYGRLRPLHTNAVIFAFAGNAIFMGVYYSLQRLLKARMYSDLMSNINFWGWQLIIVSAALTLPFGYTSSKEYAELEWPIDIAIAVVWVVFGLNMLMTILNRREKHLYVAIWFYIATFVTVAMLHIGNSLAIPVSFLKSYSVYAGVQDALVQWWYGHNAVAFFLTTPFLGIMYYFVPKAANRPVYSYKLSIVHFWALVFIYIWAGPHHLLYTSLPDWAQSLGTAFSVMLIAPSWGGMINGLLTMRGAWDRVRQDPVLKFMVVGITAYGMSTFEGPMMSLKNVNALTHYTDYIIGHVHLGALGWNGGLAAAVLYYVIPRLYGRPIFSLKLANFHFWISTIGIVFYAIPMYWGGITQSLMWKQFTAEGALMYPNFLDTVTQIIPMYVLRSVGGTLFLTGFLVMAYNLVKTMRSGKFIPGEESRAPALPKEHKEESHAGFRHRILERKPLVFTGLTLVAVLVGGIIEFVPVAMVRTNIPTISSVKPYTPLELEGRDIYIREGCNTCHSQMIRPFRSETERYGEYSKAGEFVYDHPFLWGSIRKGPDLHRVGGKYNHAWHYQHMKNPRVTSPGSIMPAYPWLFENNLDTDLTTKKIRALQKIGVDYPQFYDKKALTDLNVQSAAIAEVLKKDGMPVAPEKEIVAVIAYLQRLGTDIKAAAPQAKEGK; encoded by the coding sequence ATGGCGGCTGAAACCGGGGTCTTAGAGACCTTTGAGTACGACAACCGAATCGTTCGCAATTTTGCGATTGCGACGATCGTCTGGGGTGTCGTCGGAATGTTGGTGGGTATCATCGTAGCGGTGATGCTCTATTTGCCCGATTATCTTGGGCATTTTTCTTTTCTCTCTTACGGGCGTTTGCGGCCGCTGCACACCAATGCGGTGATCTTCGCGTTTGCCGGTAATGCGATTTTTATGGGCGTCTACTATTCGTTGCAACGCCTCTTAAAAGCACGCATGTACTCTGACCTGATGTCGAACATCAACTTCTGGGGTTGGCAGCTCATTATTGTTTCGGCCGCGCTGACGCTGCCGTTCGGTTATACGAGCAGCAAAGAATACGCTGAACTCGAATGGCCGATAGACATTGCGATCGCAGTCGTTTGGGTCGTGTTCGGCCTCAATATGCTCATGACGATCTTAAATCGCCGCGAGAAACACCTCTATGTTGCGATCTGGTTCTACATAGCTACATTCGTTACAGTGGCGATGCTGCACATCGGTAACTCGCTCGCGATTCCCGTCTCTTTTCTGAAGAGTTATTCGGTCTATGCAGGCGTGCAAGATGCCCTCGTGCAGTGGTGGTATGGCCACAATGCTGTGGCATTTTTTCTCACTACGCCGTTTCTCGGCATCATGTATTATTTCGTGCCGAAAGCGGCGAACCGGCCGGTATATTCTTACAAACTTTCAATCGTGCACTTCTGGGCGCTCGTTTTTATCTACATCTGGGCAGGCCCGCACCATTTGCTTTATACGTCGTTGCCCGACTGGGCACAGTCTCTTGGCACTGCTTTCTCGGTAATGCTCATTGCGCCGTCATGGGGCGGCATGATCAACGGTCTGCTGACGATGCGCGGCGCATGGGATAGAGTACGTCAAGATCCGGTTTTGAAGTTCATGGTCGTCGGTATCACAGCCTATGGCATGTCGACTTTCGAAGGCCCGATGATGTCACTCAAGAACGTCAACGCGCTCACGCACTACACCGATTACATTATTGGTCACGTGCACCTCGGCGCTCTTGGCTGGAACGGCGGCCTCGCGGCAGCGGTGCTCTACTATGTGATTCCGCGCCTTTACGGTCGCCCGATCTTTAGCCTCAAACTCGCGAACTTCCATTTCTGGATCAGCACGATTGGCATCGTCTTCTACGCGATACCCATGTACTGGGGCGGCATTACGCAGAGCCTCATGTGGAAACAGTTCACAGCCGAAGGCGCGCTCATGTACCCCAACTTTCTCGATACGGTGACGCAGATTATTCCTATGTATGTGCTGCGTTCAGTCGGCGGTACGCTCTTCTTGACCGGCTTTCTCGTCATGGCGTATAACCTGGTGAAGACAATGCGCTCGGGCAAGTTTATTCCCGGCGAAGAATCGCGTGCACCGGCGTTGCCGAAAGAACACAAAGAAGAAAGCCATGCAGGCTTTCGCCACCGCATTCTTGAGCGCAAGCCGCTCGTGTTCACAGGGCTCACTTTGGTTGCGGTGCTGGTCGGTGGCATCATCGAATTTGTGCCCGTCGCAATGGTGCGCACGAATATACCTACGATTTCGAGCGTGAAGCCTTATACGCCGCTTGAACTCGAAGGCCGCGACATCTACATTCGCGAAGGCTGCAATACCTGCCATTCGCAGATGATTCGTCCATTCAGGTCAGAGACTGAGCGTTATGGCGAATACTCGAAGGCCGGCGAATTTGTGTACGATCACCCGTTTCTCTGGGGTTCGATTCGCAAAGGGCCAGACCTGCACAGGGTAGGCGGCAAGTATAACCACGCATGGCATTACCAGCACATGAAAAATCCGCGTGTGACTTCGCCGGGCTCAATTATGCCGGCATACCCGTGGCTGTTCGAGAACAACCTCGACACCGACCTCACCACCAAAAAAATTCGTGCGCTGCAGAAGATCGGTGTGGATTACCCACAGTTCTATGACAAGAAGGCACTGACCGATCTCAACGTTCAGTCTGCCGCAATCGCCGAAGTGCTGAAAAAAGACGGCATGCCGGTTGCACCTGAAAAAGAGATCGTGGCGGTGATTGCATACCTGCAACGCCTCGGCACCGACATCAAAGCAGCCGCTCCGCAGGCTAAAGAGGGCAAATGA
- a CDS encoding cbb3-type cytochrome c oxidase subunit 3, translated as MISKALSDIGNVSIYPIATLIIFFSVFTVMLVIVLRGKKSKYDALAQLPLNDSAPGEFNGR; from the coding sequence ATGATTTCGAAAGCACTTAGCGACATTGGCAATGTCTCGATTTATCCGATTGCGACATTGATCATATTCTTCAGCGTGTTTACCGTGATGCTCGTCATCGTGCTGCGCGGTAAAAAATCGAAATACGATGCTCTGGCGCAGTTGCCATTGAATGATTCTGCGCCGGGCGAATTCAACGGAAGGTGA
- a CDS encoding heavy metal translocating P-type ATPase yields MIATVKRVGTLQTDLQVCAHCGAAVTHLARHQPRDEGTKVFCCTGCKTVYSILRDRDLLGFYEVADNSVVSLKEKPASDYSYCDSPWFRDMFVKASPNGAWSLSLKLPEIHCAACVWLLEKLPEMLPGLTGARINYLRKHLTVSATADITPAQAIQLVADLGYAPDFSRESAATQKLSAYDKSLLRRMAVAAFAFGNAMLFSLPEYFSNHVESAFAKTFIVLNAALATFVLFYSAGEFFKSAWRALKKKQVVIDLPISIGIAAMFVRSAVDIATGTSAGYFDTFAGLIFFLLIGRYVQSRSYAWLNFERDNLLFLPLAVRVQSNGGEIFTPVKELKPGDALRLLAGEIAPARCRVLSETAAADYAFITGESVPVSLVKGDMFEPGGKVVGQSVKLTVTEAVDQAQLNRIWENAPRENEDILSKPAGGFAERILPWFTFAVVAIATGALLYWLPRDPAIAFNAFSAVLVITCPCALAMAKPFSFFTAQSALARQGLFLKSAQTIEKFFNITSVVFDKTGTLTQPGAFDIRFDAVSADLSDPDRRAIATLAGESTHPLSRAVAKWLGEAFHEVPEDFTENPGLGVAAVIGNDRYLLGSAAWLAAEGVIVADLPSAEFSSVVWCARGKTCLGRFQVRNQLRENLSETVERLKGEYNLSLISGDSAVEHDRFAAIFGSGAHLSFHARPEEKARLIGELKKSGPVMMVGDGLNDAAALAAADLGVALTEDNSHFSPASDAVLSAAALPQLPGLMAQARQSRKTAITAYGVSFAYNAVGISVAVAGKLTPLFCAVLMPLSSLSVIALAFASAAITARLRGKN; encoded by the coding sequence ATGATCGCCACGGTCAAACGGGTAGGGACTTTGCAGACTGACCTGCAGGTGTGCGCGCACTGCGGTGCTGCCGTCACGCACTTGGCCCGGCACCAACCCCGCGACGAAGGCACGAAAGTCTTTTGCTGCACTGGCTGCAAAACGGTTTATTCCATTCTGCGCGACCGTGACCTGCTTGGCTTTTATGAAGTCGCTGATAACAGCGTAGTTTCGCTGAAAGAAAAGCCTGCAAGCGATTACAGCTATTGCGACAGCCCGTGGTTCAGAGACATGTTCGTGAAGGCTTCGCCGAATGGGGCCTGGTCGCTTTCACTCAAGTTACCCGAAATTCACTGCGCTGCCTGCGTCTGGCTGCTCGAAAAGCTGCCTGAGATGCTACCGGGCCTTACCGGCGCGCGCATTAATTACCTGCGCAAACATCTGACGGTTTCAGCAACGGCCGACATAACACCCGCGCAGGCCATTCAGCTTGTAGCCGATCTGGGGTATGCGCCCGATTTCAGCCGCGAAAGCGCAGCCACACAGAAACTGTCGGCCTATGACAAGTCGCTGCTCAGGCGCATGGCCGTCGCGGCGTTCGCGTTCGGCAATGCGATGCTGTTCAGTCTGCCGGAGTATTTTTCGAACCATGTCGAGTCGGCTTTTGCCAAAACCTTTATTGTGCTGAATGCTGCGCTCGCAACCTTCGTGCTCTTTTATTCAGCGGGCGAATTCTTTAAGAGCGCCTGGCGCGCCCTTAAGAAAAAACAGGTCGTTATCGACCTGCCGATTTCTATCGGTATCGCCGCGATGTTTGTGCGCAGCGCAGTTGACATCGCGACAGGCACGAGCGCTGGTTACTTTGACACTTTTGCCGGGCTTATCTTCTTTCTACTGATTGGCCGTTACGTACAAAGCCGCTCATATGCATGGCTCAACTTTGAGCGCGATAATCTTTTATTCTTGCCATTGGCTGTGCGCGTTCAGAGCAATGGCGGCGAGATTTTTACCCCTGTAAAAGAACTAAAACCCGGCGATGCGCTGCGCCTTTTGGCGGGTGAAATTGCCCCGGCGCGCTGCCGTGTGCTATCAGAAACCGCTGCAGCAGACTATGCTTTCATCACCGGCGAATCTGTGCCGGTGTCACTCGTGAAAGGCGACATGTTTGAACCCGGTGGCAAGGTGGTGGGCCAATCGGTAAAGCTCACCGTAACCGAGGCTGTCGACCAGGCGCAGCTGAATCGTATATGGGAGAACGCCCCCCGCGAAAACGAAGACATTCTTTCAAAGCCTGCAGGTGGTTTTGCGGAGCGCATTCTGCCATGGTTCACATTCGCAGTGGTCGCGATCGCGACTGGCGCTTTACTCTATTGGCTGCCGCGTGACCCCGCGATCGCTTTTAATGCGTTCTCGGCAGTGCTGGTTATTACCTGCCCGTGCGCACTCGCGATGGCAAAACCCTTTTCATTCTTCACCGCACAGAGCGCGCTCGCACGCCAGGGTCTCTTTCTTAAATCAGCGCAGACGATTGAAAAGTTTTTCAACATCACGAGTGTCGTTTTCGACAAGACGGGCACGCTGACGCAGCCTGGTGCGTTTGATATTCGCTTCGATGCCGTTTCGGCAGACCTCAGCGACCCCGACCGCCGTGCGATTGCAACGCTTGCGGGCGAATCGACGCATCCCCTCAGTAGGGCGGTGGCAAAATGGCTCGGCGAGGCGTTTCACGAAGTACCCGAAGATTTTACCGAAAATCCGGGCTTGGGTGTTGCTGCGGTAATCGGTAATGACCGCTATTTGCTCGGTTCAGCGGCATGGCTGGCTGCTGAGGGCGTTATAGTTGCCGACCTGCCCTCTGCTGAATTCAGCAGTGTCGTCTGGTGCGCTCGCGGTAAGACCTGCCTCGGCCGCTTTCAGGTGCGCAACCAATTGCGGGAAAATCTCTCTGAGACAGTAGAACGTCTGAAAGGCGAATACAATCTTTCTTTAATATCGGGTGACAGCGCGGTGGAGCACGACCGGTTCGCCGCAATCTTCGGCAGCGGTGCCCACCTCAGCTTTCATGCGCGCCCCGAAGAGAAGGCGCGCCTTATCGGTGAACTGAAAAAGAGCGGCCCGGTGATGATGGTGGGCGACGGCTTAAATGATGCTGCGGCGCTCGCAGCCGCCGACTTGGGCGTCGCGCTCACTGAAGATAACAGCCATTTCTCACCCGCGAGCGATGCGGTATTGTCTGCGGCGGCATTGCCACAATTACCGGGTCTCATGGCGCAGGCACGGCAGTCGCGCAAGACGGCCATCACCGCTTACGGGGTTTCGTTTGCCTACAATGCCGTGGGCATCAGCGTCGCTGTTGCCGGTAAACTGACGCCGCTCTTTTGCGCTGTACTTATGCCATTGAGTTCGCTGAGTGTCATTGCTCTGGCATTTGCCTCTGCGGCGATCACAGCAAGGCTAAGGGGAAAAAACTGA
- a CDS encoding cbb3-type cytochrome c oxidase N-terminal domain-containing protein: MSDNREEKDKLLDHEYDGIRELDNHMPRWWVLGFYFTIVFAIGYLVYYHLAGGPSSQQEYEAEMAALPKKAGAAVTPVADAGLKPLTDAAALAAGEKLYVAQTCSACHNANLGGLVGPNLTDEFWIHGCDYTTVMANVKKGFQQKGMMPYGNGKPVDETGLQQLVSYIFSKKGSNPAGAKAIDPEREKKCAAK, translated from the coding sequence ATGAGCGACAATAGAGAAGAAAAAGACAAGCTGCTCGACCACGAATACGACGGTATTCGTGAGCTCGACAACCACATGCCCCGCTGGTGGGTTCTGGGCTTTTATTTCACGATCGTTTTCGCGATCGGCTATCTGGTCTATTACCATTTGGCAGGTGGGCCGTCATCGCAGCAAGAATACGAGGCCGAAATGGCTGCTCTGCCGAAAAAGGCCGGTGCGGCCGTTACGCCAGTCGCCGATGCAGGGCTTAAACCCCTGACGGATGCTGCGGCGCTTGCCGCTGGTGAAAAGCTCTATGTCGCGCAGACATGTTCTGCGTGCCACAACGCCAACCTCGGCGGACTCGTCGGCCCAAACCTTACCGATGAATTCTGGATTCACGGATGTGACTACACAACAGTCATGGCAAACGTGAAGAAGGGTTTTCAGCAAAAAGGCATGATGCCCTATGGTAACGGCAAACCTGTCGACGAGACGGGTCTGCAGCAGCTCGTGAGCTATATCTTTTCGAAGAAGGGTTCAAACCCAGCAGGGGCAAAAGCGATCGACCCTGAACGCGAAAAGAAGTGCGCCGCGAAATAG
- a CDS encoding SpoVG family protein, translating to MEHVRITRIQVFPQADGRNTLGYAHVTLSDAFVVKNLRLVKGRKGVFLGMPSFRLRNGEYADVFFPVSREARALLTEAVVNAFRQEHPELMVGMEIYDADAEAAMQTALPA from the coding sequence ATGGAGCACGTTCGCATTACGCGTATACAGGTTTTTCCGCAGGCCGATGGCCGCAATACTCTGGGCTATGCCCATGTCACACTTTCTGACGCATTCGTCGTGAAAAATCTGCGGCTCGTTAAGGGCCGAAAGGGGGTATTTTTGGGAATGCCCTCGTTTCGCCTGCGTAACGGCGAATACGCCGACGTGTTCTTTCCCGTCTCGCGCGAGGCGCGCGCGCTTCTCACTGAAGCAGTTGTGAACGCTTTTCGGCAAGAGCACCCCGAGCTGATGGTTGGCATGGAAATTTACGATGCCGACGCTGAAGCGGCGATGCAGACCGCACTACCTGCCTGA
- the ccoG gene encoding cytochrome c oxidase accessory protein CcoG, which produces MYTAADPLAKVEKDSEEFRDHIGTINAQGKRAWVYAKKPKGRFFQWRSLVSYVLLALMFAGPYVRIHGQPLLLLNILERKFILFGFVFWPQDFYLVVLGLLTMILTIVLFTSVFGRIWCGWTCPQTVFMEMLFRKIEYAIEGDFQAQKQLALSPWNANKIIRKLLKFIVFYGFSFAIANTFLAYIIGSDELWKIITEPVAQHIAGFIAINIFTIVFFLVFARFREQVCHFACPYGRFQSALVDNDTISVTYDFKRGEKRGTLGTRKKAGFSIVAAAAAGGVTQAEASAGQAAANPYGDCIDCGACVVVCPAGIDIRNGIQLECIQCTACIDACNKMMDSVGKPRGLIRYTSFNSITNGFRSLMKWRTAGYMTLWFGVLSVFAGLLLTREPIETVLLRQPGMLAQRLPDGLIGNLYNAKIFNKTFDSQQAELRLASGIQGELRLIDSLATIGAQNFAEARFFVALKPEAITGQNFPVEIEVISNGKVIARKKTVFISGGATTP; this is translated from the coding sequence ATGTACACAGCAGCTGACCCCCTTGCCAAAGTCGAAAAAGACAGCGAAGAGTTTCGTGACCACATTGGCACCATCAACGCGCAGGGCAAAAGGGCGTGGGTCTATGCCAAAAAACCTAAAGGCAGGTTCTTTCAATGGCGTTCTCTGGTGAGTTACGTACTGCTCGCGCTGATGTTCGCCGGGCCTTACGTGCGAATTCACGGGCAGCCGCTGCTGCTTCTCAATATTCTCGAACGCAAATTTATTCTGTTTGGTTTTGTTTTCTGGCCACAGGATTTCTATCTCGTCGTGCTTGGGCTCTTGACCATGATTCTCACGATTGTACTCTTCACATCGGTCTTTGGCCGCATCTGGTGCGGCTGGACATGCCCGCAGACCGTCTTTATGGAAATGCTGTTTCGCAAAATCGAATATGCGATCGAAGGTGACTTTCAGGCGCAGAAGCAGCTGGCACTGTCTCCTTGGAATGCGAACAAGATAATACGCAAGTTGCTGAAATTTATCGTTTTTTACGGTTTCTCTTTTGCGATTGCGAATACCTTTCTGGCATATATCATCGGCAGCGACGAATTATGGAAAATTATCACCGAACCCGTGGCGCAGCATATTGCGGGTTTCATCGCTATCAATATTTTCACCATCGTCTTCTTTCTGGTGTTTGCACGCTTTCGCGAGCAGGTTTGCCACTTTGCCTGCCCTTATGGCCGCTTTCAGTCTGCGCTGGTTGATAATGACACGATCAGCGTAACCTACGATTTTAAACGCGGCGAAAAACGTGGCACCCTCGGCACCAGGAAAAAAGCGGGTTTCTCGATTGTCGCAGCTGCCGCAGCGGGCGGCGTGACGCAGGCCGAGGCGAGCGCCGGGCAGGCGGCAGCAAACCCTTATGGCGATTGTATCGATTGTGGTGCGTGTGTTGTGGTCTGCCCCGCAGGCATCGACATACGAAACGGTATTCAGCTCGAATGCATCCAGTGCACCGCCTGCATCGATGCCTGCAATAAAATGATGGATTCTGTAGGCAAACCGCGCGGGCTTATTCGTTATACCTCATTTAACAGCATCACAAATGGTTTCAGGTCGCTCATGAAATGGCGCACCGCCGGTTATATGACACTCTGGTTCGGCGTGCTTTCGGTTTTTGCGGGCCTGCTGCTCACGCGCGAGCCAATTGAAACGGTGCTGCTGCGCCAACCCGGCATGCTCGCACAGAGACTGCCCGATGGTTTAATCGGCAATCTTTACAACGCGAAAATCTTTAACAAGACATTCGATAGCCAACAGGCCGAGCTGCGCCTCGCCAGCGGCATACAGGGTGAGCTGCGGCTCATCGACAGCCTCGCCACCATCGGCGCGCAGAACTTCGCAGAAGCCCGGTTCTTTGTGGCTCTGAAGCCCGAAGCGATCACAGGGCAGAACTTTCCGGTTGAAATAGAGGTTATTTCGAACGGCAAGGTGATTGCTCGCAAGAAAACCGTCTTTATTTCAGGTGGAGCGACAACGCCATGA
- a CDS encoding lysoplasmalogenase yields MDYRLLIFAVLVVMAVAAKLGSRRLYVFAKPLPIVFIIFLAFINPHAPPGLWLAAIGFGLAGDLLLLSDKGFLPGLLSFLLGHIYFIFAFYRTGTGGVSVAAALGVGAVCVAAFVYLTRHLVQTRRKKYIVPVFAYIGVTGILIAISLKYPILSFAVPGTVLFGLSDFLLAFNKFVRPSWYAQAAVSLTYFAAQWLLARHFVGF; encoded by the coding sequence ATGGACTATCGGCTGTTGATTTTCGCGGTACTTGTGGTGATGGCAGTTGCCGCCAAACTTGGCTCGAGGCGGTTGTACGTGTTTGCGAAGCCGCTTCCCATTGTGTTCATCATCTTTCTGGCGTTTATTAATCCTCATGCGCCACCCGGGCTGTGGCTGGCTGCGATCGGCTTTGGGCTCGCCGGTGATCTGTTGCTGCTCAGCGATAAGGGTTTTTTACCGGGACTTTTAAGCTTTCTTCTCGGGCACATCTATTTCATCTTCGCTTTCTACCGAACGGGAACCGGGGGCGTTTCGGTTGCGGCGGCGCTCGGTGTCGGGGCAGTGTGCGTTGCGGCGTTTGTCTACCTCACGCGGCATCTCGTGCAAACGCGGCGCAAGAAATACATTGTGCCGGTATTTGCGTACATCGGCGTCACCGGAATTCTGATCGCTATATCGCTTAAATATCCTATACTGTCTTTTGCAGTACCGGGTACGGTTTTGTTCGGTCTCTCCGATTTTTTGTTGGCGTTTAACAAGTTTGTGCGTCCAAGTTGGTATGCGCAGGCGGCGGTATCGCTGACCTACTTTGCGGCGCAGTGGCTTCTGGCCCGGCACTTTGTCGGGTTCTGA